One region of Patescibacteria group bacterium genomic DNA includes:
- the secE gene encoding preprotein translocase subunit SecE: protein MMKLINYIKASILEMKKVTWPTKKETVDYTVLVIGVSLAVAAFLGGLDFIFQKGLETFLLG, encoded by the coding sequence ATGATGAAACTAATAAACTACATCAAGGCCTCTATTCTAGAGATGAAAAAAGTTACTTGGCCTACAAAAAAAGAAACAGTTGACTATACCGTTCTGGTTATTGGTGTAAGTCTTGCAGTGGCCGCATTTTTGGGTGGTCTTGATTTTATATTCCAAAAAGGTTTAGAGACGTTTCTTC
- a CDS encoding Rrf2 family transcriptional regulator, with the protein MKFSTKSTYGIRAMINLAKNSKEGSLSLAKIAHEEKISLSYLERLFSKLKKAGLVKSERGTNGGYSLTRKPEEISILDIVKTLEGDISYFRCVSDTGVVNCDVNGACGAVKVLSRLQKAVNDTLVNFKLSELL; encoded by the coding sequence ATGAAATTTTCAACCAAATCTACATACGGAATTAGGGCCATGATAAATTTGGCTAAAAATAGCAAAGAGGGTTCTTTGTCTTTGGCAAAAATAGCTCATGAAGAGAAAATATCACTCAGTTATCTTGAAAGACTATTTTCTAAGCTTAAAAAAGCTGGATTGGTGAAATCAGAAAGGGGAACTAATGGCGGTTATTCTTTAACAAGAAAACCAGAAGAAATTAGCATTCTCGATATTGTGAAAACACTTGAGGGAGATATCTCATATTTCCGCTGTGTTAGTGATACGGGTGTAGTTAATTGTGACGTCAATGGTGCTTGCGGAGCTGTGAAAGTATTATCTCGATTGCAAAAAGCTGTAAACGATACTTTGGTGAATTTTAAATTAAGTGAACTTTTGTAG